One window of Dechloromonas sp. ZY10 genomic DNA carries:
- a CDS encoding DcaP family trimeric outer membrane transporter — protein sequence MKLKQLTLALCGLGLASVALANDSQRIAQLEAQLKAMQSQLEELKKTQKQEIAQLQDQVTAQGKEAVVVGDLPNSYRLASGDTSIRVYGIAEYNVVRESKGSNADMDYSTFMPYAPLRGTPEAARKGQTYSHARTSRIGVEASTPTQYGQLIAKIEGDFNNDPRTGNSAVYGDLRNIYTQQATNSYNFRLRHAYVQLGPWLAGQSWSTFMDLDATPEVVDFNGPIGGTFIRQPQLRYTYATPNYGNFTAALENSVSYVLDPTGSASTAGFAKSPDLIVRWDKAFTQGSLSLRAVSHEHRVDGSMQLGGGVNRVVDESRRGYGVSVSGVYRFTDNDQISFIATGGEGIGRYFNYIEGAGYNANTNQITMEKALGLVVGYQHKFSETLRMNLVYGGQRHYDNAYTDWARANGLDSGRFGVNRQVQQFHVGAIWNPVKYVDIGAEYIYGRRETLSGQRGDMSRINLMARYNFN from the coding sequence ATGAAACTCAAGCAACTGACCCTCGCCCTGTGCGGGCTCGGCCTCGCCTCGGTGGCGCTGGCCAACGATTCGCAGCGCATCGCCCAGCTCGAAGCCCAGCTCAAGGCCATGCAGAGCCAGCTCGAAGAGCTGAAGAAAACCCAGAAGCAGGAAATCGCTCAACTGCAGGACCAGGTCACGGCCCAAGGCAAGGAAGCGGTCGTCGTCGGCGACCTGCCCAACTCCTATCGTCTGGCCTCCGGCGACACCTCGATCCGCGTCTACGGCATCGCCGAATACAACGTGGTCCGTGAAAGCAAGGGCAGCAACGCCGACATGGATTACTCGACCTTCATGCCTTATGCCCCGCTGCGCGGCACCCCGGAAGCAGCGCGCAAGGGCCAGACCTACTCGCACGCCCGCACCTCGCGGATCGGCGTCGAAGCCTCGACCCCGACCCAGTACGGCCAGCTGATCGCCAAGATCGAAGGCGACTTCAACAACGACCCGCGCACCGGCAACTCGGCCGTCTATGGCGATCTGCGCAACATCTACACCCAGCAGGCGACCAACAGCTACAACTTCCGTCTGCGCCACGCTTACGTGCAACTCGGCCCGTGGCTGGCCGGCCAGAGCTGGTCCACCTTCATGGACCTCGACGCGACGCCGGAAGTGGTCGACTTCAACGGCCCGATCGGCGGCACCTTCATCCGTCAGCCGCAACTGCGCTACACCTACGCCACCCCGAACTACGGCAACTTCACCGCCGCGCTGGAAAACTCGGTCAGCTACGTGCTCGACCCGACCGGCAGCGCCTCGACCGCCGGCTTTGCCAAGTCGCCCGACCTGATCGTGCGCTGGGACAAGGCCTTCACCCAGGGCTCGCTGAGCCTGCGCGCGGTGTCGCACGAGCATCGCGTCGATGGCAGCATGCAACTGGGCGGCGGCGTTAACCGCGTAGTCGACGAATCGCGCCGTGGCTACGGCGTCTCGGTGTCCGGCGTCTATCGCTTCACCGACAACGACCAGATCAGCTTCATCGCCACCGGCGGCGAAGGTATCGGCCGCTACTTCAACTACATCGAAGGCGCCGGCTACAACGCCAACACCAACCAGATCACCATGGAAAAGGCCTTGGGCCTGGTGGTTGGCTACCAGCACAAGTTCAGCGAGACCCTGCGCATGAACCTGGTCTATGGCGGTCAGCGTCACTACGACAACGCCTATACCGACTGGGCCCGTGCCAACGGCCTCGACAGCGGCCGCTTCGGCGTTAACCGTCAGGTCCAGCAGTTCCACGTCGGCGCAATCTGGAACCCGGTCAAATATGTCGATATCGGCGCCGAGTACATCTATGGCCGCCGCGAGACCCTGTCCGGCCAGCGTGGCGATATGTCGCGCATCAACCTGATGGCGCGTTACAACTTCAACTAA
- a CDS encoding amino acid ABC transporter ATP-binding protein, which yields MIVARDVDKHFGAFHALKKVSATFREGEVTAIIGPSGSGKSTFLRTLNRLEAHDTGSIVIDGIELNDDLKNLDAIRREVGMVFQSFNLFSHLTILKNITLAPMRVRKMSAADAEAKALALLDRVGLKAHAHKYPVQLSGGQQQRVAIARALAMDPKVLLFDEPTSALDPEMVNEVLAVMRELAHTGITMLVVTHEMGFAREVADRVIFFDHGTILEDSTPQDFFSNPAHERAKTFLTQVRHGF from the coding sequence ATCATCGTCGCCCGCGATGTAGACAAGCATTTCGGCGCTTTCCATGCGCTGAAGAAGGTCTCCGCGACCTTCCGTGAAGGGGAGGTCACCGCAATCATCGGCCCTTCGGGCTCCGGCAAGTCGACCTTCCTGCGCACCTTGAACCGCCTTGAAGCGCACGACACCGGCAGCATCGTGATCGACGGCATCGAACTCAACGACGACCTGAAGAACCTCGACGCGATTCGCCGCGAGGTCGGGATGGTCTTCCAGAGCTTCAACCTGTTCTCGCACCTGACGATCCTGAAGAACATCACCCTCGCCCCGATGCGGGTGCGCAAGATGTCGGCCGCCGACGCCGAAGCCAAGGCCCTGGCCTTGCTCGACCGCGTCGGGCTCAAGGCGCATGCGCACAAGTACCCGGTGCAGTTGTCCGGCGGGCAGCAGCAACGGGTGGCGATTGCCCGGGCGCTGGCGATGGACCCCAAGGTGCTGCTGTTCGACGAGCCGACCTCGGCGCTCGACCCGGAGATGGTCAACGAAGTGCTCGCGGTGATGCGCGAACTGGCGCATACCGGCATCACCATGCTGGTGGTCACCCACGAGATGGGTTTTGCCCGCGAGGTTGCCGACCGCGTGATTTTCTTCGATCACGGGACCATTCTCGAAGACTCGACGCCGCAGGACTTCTTCAGCAATCCGGCGCACGAACGCGCCAAAACCTTTTTGACGCAGGTCCGCCACGGCTTCTGA
- a CDS encoding amino acid ABC transporter permease, with amino-acid sequence MNWSKQNPGWTMFAAMLGLLAFLWGLAIPLSAAPEPIGPAAQQFAEGARITVWLTVVSGTIGIVLGVLAGIGRMSSIAPLRWLCAFYVWIFRGTPLLLQILFVWLAAPQFLPDALQPSDFACAIIALSLNIGAYNTECVRAGILAVPHGQIEAARALGLSPLQTFIDIMLPQSMRVALPALANNLASLVKDSSLAYAISVVELTMVGYRVQAESYQPIPVFLTVAMIYLILTTAFTTLTSALETQLDVGRKR; translated from the coding sequence ATGAACTGGAGCAAGCAAAATCCGGGCTGGACGATGTTCGCCGCGATGCTGGGGCTGCTCGCCTTCCTCTGGGGGCTGGCGATTCCGCTGTCGGCGGCACCGGAGCCAATCGGGCCGGCGGCGCAGCAATTTGCCGAGGGCGCCCGGATCACGGTCTGGCTGACCGTGGTTTCTGGGACCATCGGTATCGTCCTCGGCGTTCTCGCCGGGATCGGACGGATGTCGTCGATTGCGCCGCTGCGCTGGCTGTGTGCGTTTTATGTCTGGATCTTTCGCGGCACCCCGCTGCTGCTGCAAATCCTTTTCGTCTGGCTGGCTGCCCCGCAGTTCCTGCCGGATGCGCTGCAGCCATCGGATTTTGCCTGCGCCATCATTGCGTTGTCGCTGAACATCGGGGCTTACAACACCGAGTGCGTGCGCGCCGGCATCCTCGCGGTGCCGCACGGGCAGATCGAAGCCGCCCGGGCGCTCGGCCTGTCGCCGCTGCAGACCTTCATCGACATCATGCTGCCGCAAAGCATGCGCGTGGCCCTGCCGGCGCTGGCCAACAACCTGGCCTCGCTGGTCAAGGACTCGTCGCTGGCCTACGCGATCAGCGTGGTTGAACTGACGATGGTCGGCTACCGAGTCCAGGCCGAGAGCTACCAGCCGATTCCGGTCTTCCTGACCGTGGCCATGATCTACCTGATCCTGACCACGGCCTTCACCACCCTGACTTCGGCGCTGGAGACCCAGCTCGACGTCGGGCGCAAGCGCTGA
- a CDS encoding ABC transporter substrate-binding protein yields the protein MRLKSKLATALLPLALLLAGTSAEARDWAAIKADGKFIAVTEGAFFPFNYFEGAKLTGFEVEVAEAVAKKLGLAIEWRVVPFDAQVASIRQDRFDFAIASHGYTEERAKSVDFTNPHYCTGGQIAAPKDGALTAAALAGKTVAVQLATSYADSAKKIAGVKEIKTYKADPEAFSALKSKKVDAWISDKWLIKATLEKNADAGIVAGEQVFVERVSAIMRKNNKELAEQWNRGLAEVMKDGTYATLSQKYFKTDVSCH from the coding sequence ATGCGATTGAAGAGCAAACTGGCGACCGCGCTGTTGCCGCTGGCCCTGCTGCTGGCAGGTACGAGTGCCGAAGCACGCGACTGGGCCGCGATCAAGGCCGATGGCAAATTCATTGCCGTCACCGAAGGTGCATTTTTTCCGTTCAATTATTTCGAAGGCGCCAAGCTGACCGGCTTCGAAGTCGAAGTTGCCGAAGCCGTGGCCAAGAAGCTCGGTCTCGCCATCGAGTGGCGCGTGGTGCCCTTCGACGCGCAAGTCGCCTCGATCCGCCAGGACCGTTTTGATTTCGCCATCGCTTCCCACGGCTACACTGAAGAACGAGCCAAATCGGTTGATTTCACCAACCCGCATTACTGTACCGGCGGCCAGATCGCCGCCCCCAAGGACGGCGCCCTGACCGCCGCGGCGCTGGCCGGCAAGACCGTCGCCGTGCAGTTGGCAACCAGCTACGCCGACAGCGCCAAGAAGATCGCCGGGGTCAAGGAAATCAAGACCTACAAGGCCGATCCGGAAGCCTTCTCGGCGCTCAAGAGCAAGAAGGTCGACGCCTGGATTTCCGACAAGTGGCTGATCAAGGCCACCCTGGAAAAGAACGCCGACGCCGGCATCGTCGCTGGTGAGCAGGTCTTCGTCGAGCGCGTTTCGGCGATCATGCGCAAGAACAACAAGGAACTGGCCGAGCAGTGGAACCGTGGCCTGGCCGAAGTGATGAAGGACGGCACCTACGCCACCTTGTCGCAGAAATATTTCAAGACCGACGTGTCCTGCCACTAA
- a CDS encoding OmpA family protein, producing the protein MNKQHHRPWLLLALALLAGCSAGPRERIVLLPDRSGQVGAIIVEHGGRSVEVAEAYAGTRLESGKLNSEKIGETAVRQRYQAAIEGLPASPQRYLLNFEFGNDKLTAASRAMLPTILADLRNFPAPEVLVIGHTDAVGTTPINDRLSLERANRVRELLVGAGIPRDAIQVAGRGSREPLVAHRPGTQEPRNRRVEIKLR; encoded by the coding sequence ATGAATAAGCAGCACCACCGCCCCTGGCTGCTCCTCGCCCTGGCACTGCTCGCCGGCTGCTCAGCCGGTCCACGCGAACGCATCGTCCTGTTGCCCGACCGCAGCGGCCAGGTCGGTGCCATCATCGTCGAACACGGCGGGCGCAGCGTCGAGGTCGCCGAGGCCTATGCCGGCACGCGTCTTGAAAGCGGCAAACTGAATTCGGAAAAAATTGGCGAAACCGCAGTACGTCAGCGTTACCAGGCGGCCATCGAGGGCTTGCCGGCCTCTCCCCAACGCTACCTGCTCAATTTTGAGTTCGGCAATGACAAGCTGACCGCTGCGTCGCGCGCAATGCTGCCAACCATTCTCGCCGACCTGAGAAATTTCCCGGCGCCCGAAGTGCTGGTGATCGGCCATACCGACGCAGTCGGGACCACGCCGATCAATGATCGGCTATCGCTGGAACGCGCCAACCGAGTCCGAGAACTGCTAGTCGGCGCCGGCATCCCGCGTGATGCGATCCAGGTTGCCGGCCGCGGCAGCCGTGAACCGCTGGTGGCCCATCGCCCCGGCACGCAAGAACCGCGCAACCGCCGGGTTGAAATCAAGCTGCGCTGA
- a CDS encoding FecR domain-containing protein, with protein sequence MPRPAHYLALPLLLLALSAQAQEWAGTVKSASGETYAERNGQRIALKAGDRVFPGDKLISGKDSQIGVTLRDDTLISASANSQLSIREFSFNPATHEGGMAISILRGVTAMVSGLVAKANPQAMRVNTPTTTIGIRGTEFVVEVEADE encoded by the coding sequence ATGCCCCGCCCTGCCCACTACCTTGCCCTGCCGCTACTGCTTCTTGCCCTGTCCGCCCAGGCTCAGGAATGGGCCGGCACGGTCAAATCGGCGAGCGGCGAAACCTACGCCGAACGCAATGGCCAGCGCATCGCGCTGAAAGCCGGCGACCGCGTCTTTCCCGGCGACAAACTGATCAGCGGCAAGGATAGTCAGATCGGGGTGACCCTGCGCGACGATACACTGATCTCGGCCAGCGCCAATTCGCAATTGAGCATCCGCGAATTCAGCTTCAACCCGGCCACCCACGAAGGCGGCATGGCAATTTCCATCCTGCGTGGAGTAACCGCAATGGTTTCGGGGCTGGTCGCCAAAGCCAACCCGCAAGCAATGCGGGTCAATACGCCGACCACGACCATCGGCATTCGGGGCACCGAGTTTGTCGTCGAGGTTGAGGCCGATGAATAA
- the acnB gene encoding bifunctional aconitate hydratase 2/2-methylisocitrate dehydratase, with protein MLEAYRAHVAERAALGIPPLPLSKQQTTDLVALLKNPPAGEEAFLVELLTYRVPAGVDDAAKVKAEFLAKVAKGEEACALVSKVKATELLGTMLGGYNVKPLIDLLACGECGTAAAEGLKKTLLVFDYFHDVAELAKGGNANAKAVMQSWADAEWFTSRPEVPASQKLTVFKVTGETNTDDLSPAPDAWSRPDIPLHALAMLKNPRPGIEADEPGSRGPIKQLEALAAKGNLIAYVGDVVGTGSSRKSATNSVLWFTGEDIPFVPNKRFGGVCLGSKIAPIFFNTMEDAGALPIEIDAGQMDMGDEIELKVDGATGKVTATKNGAVIAESQLKTLVILDEVRAGGRIPLIIGRGLTAKAREALGLAPSTLFRLPQNPADNGKGYSLAQKMVGKACGVEGIRPGTYCEPKMTTVGSQDTTGPMTRDELKDLACLGFSADLVMQSFCHTAAYPKLVDVRMHRELPSFISTRGGVALRPGDGVIHSWLNRLLLPDTVGTGGDSHTRFPIGISFPAGSGLVAFAAATGVMPLDMPESVLVRFKGKMQDGITLRDLVNAIPYYAIKAGLLTVEKKGKKNIFSGRILEIEGLPDLKVEQAFELSDAAAERSAAACAIALNKEPIVEYLRSNITLMKWMIAEGYADARTLKRRIAAMEEWIANGTLLKGDADAEYAAVIEIDLAEVTEPILACPNDPDDVKLLSEVAGDKIDEVFIGSCMTNIGHFRAAGKVLDGKSDIPARLWIAPPTKMDALILTEEGYYSVLGKAGARMEMPGCSLCMGNQAQIRKGSTAISTSTRNFPNRLGIDTRVYLGSAELAAMCALAGRIITVPEYMEQIKLVNAKAADVYRYMNFDQIPEFVEVAATVEM; from the coding sequence GTGCTTGAAGCCTATCGCGCCCACGTTGCCGAGCGTGCAGCCCTCGGTATCCCGCCGCTGCCCCTGTCCAAGCAACAGACCACCGACCTGGTGGCCCTGCTGAAGAACCCCCCCGCTGGCGAGGAAGCCTTCCTGGTCGAACTGCTGACCTATCGCGTTCCGGCCGGTGTGGACGATGCCGCCAAGGTCAAGGCCGAGTTCCTGGCCAAGGTCGCCAAGGGCGAAGAAGCCTGCGCCCTGGTCTCCAAGGTCAAGGCCACCGAACTGCTCGGCACCATGCTCGGCGGCTACAACGTCAAGCCGCTGATCGACCTGCTGGCTTGCGGCGAGTGCGGCACTGCCGCCGCCGAAGGCCTGAAGAAGACCCTGCTGGTTTTCGACTACTTCCACGATGTCGCCGAACTGGCCAAGGGCGGCAACGCCAATGCCAAGGCCGTGATGCAGTCCTGGGCTGACGCCGAGTGGTTCACCTCGCGTCCGGAAGTCCCGGCCTCACAAAAGCTGACCGTCTTCAAGGTCACCGGCGAAACCAATACCGACGACCTGTCGCCGGCACCGGATGCCTGGTCGCGTCCGGACATCCCGCTGCACGCGCTGGCCATGCTCAAGAACCCGCGTCCGGGTATCGAAGCCGACGAGCCGGGCTCCCGCGGCCCGATCAAGCAACTGGAAGCGCTGGCTGCCAAGGGCAACCTGATCGCCTACGTCGGTGACGTGGTCGGTACCGGTTCTTCCCGCAAGTCCGCCACCAACTCCGTGCTGTGGTTCACCGGCGAAGACATCCCCTTCGTCCCGAACAAGCGTTTTGGCGGCGTCTGCCTCGGCTCCAAGATCGCCCCGATCTTCTTCAACACCATGGAAGATGCCGGCGCACTGCCGATCGAAATCGACGCCGGCCAGATGGACATGGGCGACGAGATCGAACTGAAGGTTGACGGTGCCACCGGCAAGGTCACCGCCACCAAGAACGGTGCTGTGATCGCCGAATCCCAGCTCAAGACCCTCGTTATCCTCGACGAAGTCCGCGCTGGCGGCCGTATCCCCCTGATCATCGGTCGCGGTCTGACCGCCAAGGCGCGTGAAGCCCTCGGCCTGGCCCCGTCCACCCTGTTCCGCCTGCCGCAGAACCCGGCCGACAACGGCAAGGGCTACTCGCTTGCCCAGAAGATGGTCGGCAAGGCCTGCGGCGTTGAAGGTATCCGTCCGGGCACCTACTGCGAGCCGAAGATGACCACCGTCGGTTCCCAGGACACCACCGGCCCGATGACCCGCGACGAACTCAAGGATCTGGCTTGCCTTGGCTTCTCCGCCGACCTGGTGATGCAGTCCTTCTGCCACACCGCCGCCTATCCGAAGCTGGTCGACGTGCGCATGCACCGCGAACTGCCGTCCTTCATCTCGACCCGTGGCGGCGTTGCCCTGCGTCCGGGCGACGGCGTCATCCACTCCTGGCTGAACCGCCTGCTGCTGCCGGATACCGTCGGTACCGGTGGTGACTCGCACACCCGCTTCCCGATCGGCATCTCCTTCCCGGCCGGTTCCGGTCTGGTCGCCTTCGCTGCCGCCACCGGCGTCATGCCGCTGGACATGCCGGAATCCGTGCTGGTTCGCTTCAAGGGCAAGATGCAAGACGGCATCACCCTGCGCGATCTGGTTAACGCCATTCCGTACTACGCGATCAAGGCCGGTCTGCTGACCGTCGAGAAGAAGGGCAAGAAGAACATCTTCTCCGGCCGCATTCTCGAAATTGAAGGTCTGCCGGATCTGAAGGTCGAACAAGCCTTCGAACTGTCCGACGCTGCCGCCGAGCGTTCCGCTGCTGCTTGCGCCATCGCCCTGAACAAGGAGCCGATCGTCGAGTACCTGCGTTCGAACATCACCCTGATGAAGTGGATGATCGCCGAAGGCTACGCCGATGCCCGCACGCTGAAGCGTCGTATCGCCGCCATGGAAGAGTGGATCGCCAACGGCACCCTGTTGAAGGGCGACGCTGACGCCGAATACGCTGCCGTGATCGAAATCGACCTGGCCGAAGTTACCGAGCCGATCCTGGCCTGCCCGAACGACCCGGACGACGTCAAACTGCTGTCCGAAGTCGCCGGCGACAAGATCGACGAAGTCTTCATCGGTTCCTGCATGACCAACATCGGCCACTTCCGTGCTGCCGGCAAGGTCCTGGACGGCAAGAGCGACATCCCGGCACGCCTGTGGATCGCCCCGCCGACCAAGATGGACGCCCTGATCCTGACCGAAGAAGGCTACTACAGCGTTCTCGGCAAGGCCGGCGCCCGCATGGAAATGCCGGGCTGCTCGCTGTGCATGGGTAACCAGGCCCAGATCCGTAAGGGTTCCACTGCGATCTCCACCTCCACCCGTAACTTCCCGAACCGTCTGGGCATCGACACCCGCGTCTACCTCGGCTCCGCCGAACTGGCCGCGATGTGCGCCCTGGCTGGCCGCATCATCACGGTTCCGGAATACATGGAGCAGATCAAGCTGGTGAACGCCAAGGCCGCTGACGTCTATCGCTACATGAACTTCGACCAGATTCCGGAGTTTGTGGAAGTGGCGGCGACGGTCGAGATGTAA
- a CDS encoding chemotaxis protein, with amino-acid sequence MSALLDSIVERTQLAGNNKLEVLLFSLGYDHRRQQREIYGINVFKVCEVVRVPPLTAAPEMPRAVKGMASLRGQLVPVLDLAEYAGVATEDQRNIMIVTEYNGRTQGFLVENVETIQRLDWSRMRVPPAILTAEKGGLVTAVSELPDKRLLMMVDVEKVLAEMHPQENDLIYRSIKKIEQESLGTVFFADDSLVARKLVERTLETMGVRHYGSINGQETWEALEKTAARAAVAGRPASDFISLVITDIEMPEMDGYLLTRKIKSDPRFVGVPVIMHSSLSGESNQALGFSVGVDEYVPKMQPKQLSDAVTKYLARKPVAA; translated from the coding sequence ATGAGCGCCCTGCTCGACAGTATCGTCGAACGCACCCAGTTGGCCGGCAACAACAAGCTGGAAGTCCTGCTCTTCTCGCTCGGCTACGACCACCGGCGGCAGCAACGGGAAATTTATGGAATCAACGTATTCAAGGTTTGCGAAGTCGTCCGCGTGCCCCCACTGACCGCTGCCCCCGAAATGCCGCGGGCAGTCAAGGGCATGGCCAGCCTGCGCGGACAACTGGTTCCGGTGCTCGATCTTGCCGAATATGCCGGCGTTGCCACCGAAGATCAGCGAAACATCATGATCGTTACCGAGTACAACGGTCGCACCCAGGGTTTTCTGGTTGAAAACGTCGAGACCATTCAGCGCCTTGATTGGAGCCGCATGCGCGTCCCGCCAGCAATCCTCACCGCCGAAAAAGGCGGCTTGGTCACCGCCGTATCCGAACTACCCGACAAGCGCCTGTTGATGATGGTCGATGTCGAAAAAGTCCTGGCCGAGATGCACCCCCAGGAAAACGACCTGATTTACCGCAGCATCAAGAAAATCGAGCAGGAAAGCCTGGGCACCGTGTTCTTTGCCGACGACTCCCTGGTTGCCCGCAAGCTGGTGGAACGCACTCTGGAAACCATGGGAGTCCGCCATTACGGTTCGATCAACGGGCAGGAAACCTGGGAGGCGCTGGAAAAAACTGCCGCCCGCGCCGCCGTAGCGGGCCGTCCAGCCAGCGACTTCATCAGCCTGGTGATCACCGACATTGAAATGCCGGAAATGGACGGCTACCTGCTGACCAGGAAGATCAAAAGTGACCCGCGCTTCGTCGGGGTTCCGGTGATCATGCACTCTTCGTTATCAGGCGAATCCAACCAGGCCCTCGGTTTCTCGGTCGGCGTCGATGAATACGTTCCCAAAATGCAGCCCAAGCAGCTTTCCGACGCCGTCACTAAATACCTTGCGCGAAAGCCGGTAGCCGCTTGA